In a single window of the Flavobacterium ammoniigenes genome:
- the rpiB gene encoding ribose 5-phosphate isomerase B, with amino-acid sequence MKISIGNDHAGPEYKKAIVAMLEAKGHQIINYGTDSFDAVDYPDMAHPVAQDVEEGKADFGIVICGSGNGIAMTVNKHQKVRAALCWMKEIAALARLHNDANVISIPARYTSIPQAVEMVETFLNTEFEGGRHQNRVNKIACQ; translated from the coding sequence ATGAAAATTTCTATTGGAAACGACCACGCTGGCCCTGAGTATAAAAAAGCAATTGTGGCTATGCTTGAAGCAAAAGGACACCAAATCATTAATTACGGAACCGATTCTTTCGACGCGGTAGATTATCCAGATATGGCGCATCCAGTTGCTCAAGATGTAGAAGAAGGAAAAGCTGATTTTGGAATCGTGATTTGTGGAAGCGGAAACGGAATTGCCATGACGGTAAACAAACATCAAAAAGTGCGTGCCGCTTTGTGTTGGATGAAAGAAATCGCAGCTTTAGCACGTTTACACAATGATGCGAATGTGATCAGTATTCCGGCTCGTTATACTTCTATTCCGCAAGCAGTAGAAATGGTTGAAACGTTTTTAAATACTGAATTTGAAGGTGGAAGACACCAAAACCGCGTGAACAAAATCGCTTGTCAATAA
- a CDS encoding head GIN domain-containing protein, translating to MKKIIFSLLLISSLTFAQTEKKVGDFHKVTAFDQITVELIASDENKVELSGVNSDEVELVNKNGELKLRMPLTNLLKGNQVKAKVYYTDLDAIEANEGSQISNNDVIKATNFDIIAKEGAKIDISLDVAKATVKLTSGAIVKTSGTAKNQDVLVSAGAIYNGKDLTTEQTSISSNAGGEAEVFATEFIDAKARAGSDIMIYGNPKQVTKKTFAAGHIKIIK from the coding sequence ATGAAAAAAATTATATTTAGTTTATTATTAATCAGTTCATTAACCTTTGCCCAAACGGAAAAAAAAGTAGGAGATTTTCATAAAGTAACCGCTTTTGATCAAATTACAGTGGAGTTAATTGCTTCAGATGAAAATAAAGTCGAGCTTTCAGGGGTTAACTCAGACGAAGTAGAGCTTGTTAATAAAAATGGAGAACTTAAACTAAGAATGCCTTTAACGAATTTATTGAAAGGAAATCAAGTAAAAGCAAAGGTATATTACACCGATTTGGATGCAATTGAAGCTAACGAAGGATCACAAATTTCAAATAATGATGTTATTAAAGCTACTAATTTTGATATTATTGCAAAAGAAGGAGCTAAAATAGATATTAGTTTAGATGTTGCTAAAGCAACTGTAAAACTAACAAGTGGAGCTATAGTAAAAACATCAGGAACAGCTAAAAACCAAGATGTTTTAGTTTCTGCAGGCGCTATTTATAACGGAAAAGATTTAACTACTGAACAAACTAGTATTAGCAGCAATGCTGGTGGAGAAGCAGAAGTTTTTGCAACTGAATTTATTGACGCAAAAGCAAGAGCAGGAAGCGATATTATGATTTACGGAAACCCTAAACAAGTTACTAAAAAGACTTTTGCTGCAGGCCATATTAAAATAATTAAATAA
- a CDS encoding DUF1294 domain-containing protein produces the protein MPLIYFYFLLVSLICFILIGFDKNAARNRKRRIPETTLLIWCLFGGSIGGGIGMWVFKHKTSKRSFLWKLYGVVLFQILIGLVLYYYEVIRVY, from the coding sequence ATGCCGCTTATATATTTTTATTTTTTACTGGTTTCTTTGATTTGTTTCATCTTGATAGGGTTCGACAAAAATGCCGCTCGAAACCGAAAAAGAAGAATTCCTGAAACCACCTTGTTAATATGGTGTTTGTTTGGAGGAAGTATAGGTGGGGGAATTGGAATGTGGGTATTTAAACACAAAACTTCCAAAAGAAGTTTCCTTTGGAAGTTGTATGGTGTTGTTTTATTTCAAATTTTAATAGGGCTAGTGCTCTATTATTATGAAGTTATTCGTGTTTATTGA
- a CDS encoding LysE family translocator produces the protein MINDILTGLPWGIFLSFMIGPVFFILIETSITKGFRAALAFDLGVVLGDVFFIGVAYLGSYRLISSLKDKPALFIFGGIVMVAYGIISFVKLKKQAKIQYEAIEDEIIKKNYGSLFIKGFFLNVINIGVLGFWLAIIISVGPKLDMQTPRMLTFFTSVILTYLLVDCLKIVLAKQLKSKLTPPNILKIKKGISIVLIVFGLALMVQGWFPKEKEMVKNALEKIE, from the coding sequence ATGATAAACGATATTTTAACAGGACTACCTTGGGGAATTTTCCTTAGTTTTATGATAGGTCCTGTATTCTTTATTCTAATTGAAACCAGCATCACTAAAGGATTTCGTGCTGCTCTTGCTTTTGATTTAGGGGTAGTTTTAGGAGATGTTTTTTTTATTGGAGTCGCTTATTTAGGAAGTTATCGTTTAATTTCAAGTCTAAAAGATAAACCTGCTTTGTTTATTTTTGGTGGAATTGTAATGGTGGCGTACGGAATAATTTCATTTGTTAAATTAAAGAAACAAGCTAAAATTCAATACGAAGCGATTGAAGATGAAATTATAAAAAAAAATTACGGAAGCCTTTTTATTAAAGGGTTTTTCTTAAATGTGATTAATATCGGAGTTTTAGGATTTTGGTTGGCGATTATCATTTCAGTAGGACCAAAATTAGATATGCAAACCCCAAGAATGCTAACTTTTTTTACTTCGGTAATTCTAACCTATTTACTAGTTGATTGTTTAAAAATTGTATTAGCTAAACAATTAAAATCTAAATTAACACCTCCTAATATTCTTAAAATTAAAAAAGGAATTAGTATTGTTTTAATTGTATTTGGATTGGCTTTAATGGTTCAAGGTTGGTTTCCAAAAGAAAAAGAAATGGTTAAAAATGCCCTGGAGAAGATAGAGTAA
- the rnr gene encoding ribonuclease R codes for MGKRLRKPLKKEKTYSEKIVKILSQNANKVYNYKQIAAILDLDDTQSRNQIIKDLKILAAQKTIIESEPGKYLVKAISQDYYEGKIDMTGRKTAYFVCPDLEEDVFIPTNNLNRALDKDTVKVYIYNRRKGRRPEGEVIEVIERNKTDFVGVIDIQKNFSFVSTANPKMYTDIFIPKDKIGEAEQGDVVLVHIEDWPKRADSPFGKVIKVLGKPGEHNTEIHAILAEYGLPSEFPIEVETYAQKIDTTIQASEIAKRRDMRDTLTFTIDPKDAKDFDDALSFKKLENGNYEIGIHIADVSFYLEEGTILDDEAYQRATSVYLVDRVVPMLPEVLSNFACSLRPQEEKYTFSAVFEINEKAQVMNQWFGRTVIFSDQRFAYEEAQYIIETKDNTIPQEISITGESYQVSEPIVDATLKLQELAKILRRNRMNEGAISFDKVEVKFNLDQEGEPAGVYFKISKDANHLIEEFMLLANRKVAEFIGKQKKTFIYRIHDEPNEDKLIAMQTVIAKFGYKIDFRNKGDISKSLNNLLTEVVGTKEQNLIDTLAIRSMSKAKYSTDNIGHYGLAFDYYSHFTSPIRRYPDVMVHRLLQFYLDGGKSADEESYEAKCLHSSTMEGLATNAERDSIKYMQVKYMQNHQDQEFLGVISGVTEWGIYVEIIENKCEGMVRIRDIKEDYYTFDEKQYALVGATSHGLLQLGDEIYVKVKNADLVKKQLDFHFIRRNE; via the coding sequence ATGGGAAAGCGTTTAAGAAAACCGCTCAAAAAAGAGAAGACCTACTCTGAAAAAATTGTAAAAATACTATCTCAAAATGCTAATAAAGTATATAACTACAAGCAAATAGCAGCTATATTAGATCTAGATGATACACAAAGTAGAAATCAAATTATAAAAGATTTAAAAATTTTAGCCGCTCAAAAAACAATCATTGAATCAGAACCTGGAAAGTATTTAGTAAAAGCGATTAGTCAAGATTATTACGAAGGTAAAATTGATATGACAGGTCGAAAAACTGCTTATTTTGTTTGTCCAGATTTAGAAGAAGATGTTTTTATTCCAACTAATAATTTAAATAGAGCTTTAGATAAAGACACGGTTAAAGTGTATATCTATAACCGAAGAAAAGGACGTCGACCAGAAGGTGAAGTAATTGAAGTTATCGAAAGAAATAAAACCGATTTTGTAGGAGTAATTGATATTCAAAAGAATTTTTCTTTTGTATCAACAGCAAATCCAAAAATGTATACTGATATTTTTATTCCAAAAGATAAAATAGGAGAGGCAGAACAAGGAGATGTGGTTTTGGTTCATATTGAAGATTGGCCTAAAAGAGCTGATAGTCCTTTTGGAAAAGTGATAAAAGTACTAGGAAAACCAGGGGAACATAACACTGAAATTCACGCTATTTTAGCCGAATATGGTTTACCTTCTGAATTTCCTATTGAAGTAGAAACCTATGCTCAAAAAATTGATACAACTATTCAAGCCTCTGAAATAGCAAAGCGTCGCGATATGCGTGATACTTTGACTTTTACCATCGATCCAAAAGATGCAAAAGATTTTGATGATGCGTTGTCTTTCAAAAAGTTAGAAAACGGTAATTATGAAATTGGAATTCATATTGCTGATGTTTCTTTTTATTTAGAAGAAGGAACTATTTTAGATGATGAAGCCTATCAAAGAGCTACTTCTGTCTATTTAGTAGATCGAGTAGTGCCTATGTTACCTGAAGTATTGTCAAATTTTGCTTGTTCTTTACGACCTCAAGAAGAAAAATATACTTTTTCAGCGGTATTTGAAATCAATGAAAAAGCTCAAGTGATGAATCAATGGTTTGGAAGAACAGTTATTTTTTCTGATCAACGTTTTGCTTACGAAGAGGCGCAATATATTATCGAAACTAAAGATAATACTATTCCTCAAGAAATATCTATTACAGGAGAGTCGTATCAAGTTTCAGAACCAATTGTTGATGCTACTTTAAAACTACAAGAATTAGCTAAAATATTACGTAGAAATAGAATGAACGAAGGCGCTATTTCGTTTGATAAAGTAGAAGTAAAATTCAATTTAGATCAAGAAGGAGAACCAGCTGGAGTGTATTTCAAAATATCAAAAGATGCGAATCATTTGATTGAAGAATTCATGTTGCTAGCGAATAGAAAAGTGGCTGAGTTTATTGGTAAACAAAAGAAAACGTTTATTTATCGTATTCACGATGAGCCTAATGAAGATAAATTGATTGCGATGCAAACAGTTATTGCTAAGTTTGGTTATAAAATTGACTTTAGAAACAAAGGAGATATTTCCAAATCATTAAACAATTTATTAACTGAAGTTGTAGGTACTAAAGAGCAAAATCTAATTGATACACTAGCTATTCGTAGTATGAGTAAAGCTAAATATTCTACGGATAATATTGGTCATTACGGACTAGCGTTTGATTATTATTCCCATTTTACTTCTCCTATTCGTAGATATCCTGATGTGATGGTGCATCGTTTGTTGCAATTTTATTTAGATGGAGGAAAATCAGCCGATGAAGAAAGTTATGAAGCGAAATGTTTACACTCATCTACAATGGAAGGTTTAGCTACCAATGCTGAACGGGATTCTATTAAATACATGCAGGTTAAATACATGCAAAACCATCAAGATCAAGAGTTTTTAGGAGTAATTTCAGGAGTAACCGAATGGGGAATTTACGTAGAAATTATCGAAAATAAATGTGAAGGTATGGTCCGAATTAGAGATATTAAAGAGGATTATTATACTTTTGACGAAAAGCAATATGCGTTAGTTGGTGCTACTTCTCATGGTTTATTACAATTAGGAGATGAGATTTATGTCAAAGTAAAAAATGCCGATTTAGTAAAAAAACAATTGGATTTTCACTTTATCAGAAGAAACGAATAA
- a CDS encoding DUF6327 family protein, which yields MAKKYSSYDQINADLEMIKLEREIHLQHILLNVEKTKESIQPENLFKEALKSLQFKLSSSYGMILQIAIPYFINWLIHKKRGD from the coding sequence ATGGCTAAAAAATATTCTTCCTACGACCAAATTAATGCCGACTTAGAAATGATTAAGTTGGAACGAGAAATTCATTTACAACATATTTTGTTGAATGTGGAAAAAACAAAAGAATCTATCCAACCCGAAAATTTATTTAAGGAAGCATTAAAATCGCTACAATTTAAATTGTCAAGTTCTTACGGAATGATTTTGCAAATAGCGATCCCGTATTTTATCAATTGGCTTATCCATAAAAAAAGAGGCGATTAA
- the folB gene encoding dihydroneopterin aldolase has translation MGIIKLKNIRTFSYHGCLVEESKIGSDYRVDLEIKTDLRQSCISDKLADTVDYVLLNQIVEEEMAIRSELLEHVAHRIIVRIFAEAPSVSRIKLGVSKINPPIGGDVEAVTIELEEYRN, from the coding sequence ATGGGGATCATCAAACTTAAAAATATTCGCACTTTTTCGTACCACGGTTGTTTGGTAGAAGAAAGTAAAATTGGATCAGATTATCGTGTGGATTTAGAAATTAAAACCGATTTACGCCAATCGTGTATCTCCGATAAATTAGCCGATACAGTAGATTATGTACTTTTAAATCAAATCGTGGAAGAGGAAATGGCGATTCGTTCAGAATTGTTAGAACATGTGGCGCACCGAATTATTGTTCGTATTTTTGCTGAAGCGCCATCTGTTTCGAGAATTAAACTAGGTGTTTCTAAAATTAATCCACCTATTGGTGGTGATGTTGAAGCAGTTACTATTGAATTAGAAGAATATCGAAACTAA
- a CDS encoding YtxH domain-containing protein gives MSNTSGNSLLALLTGALIGAGIGILYAPDKGTKTREKIKDGFQDAKDDLKTKLDEVSEQLKSKLNNSKDNLEDSFEEMVSNASHKTEDLILFLEQKLAELKEQNAKLQK, from the coding sequence ATGTCAAATACTTCAGGAAATTCTTTGTTGGCACTTTTAACAGGCGCATTGATTGGAGCGGGAATTGGAATTTTGTATGCTCCTGATAAGGGAACAAAAACAAGAGAAAAAATAAAAGACGGTTTTCAAGATGCCAAAGACGATTTGAAAACGAAACTTGACGAAGTTTCAGAGCAATTAAAAAGCAAGTTAAATAACTCTAAAGACAATCTAGAAGATTCGTTTGAAGAGATGGTTTCCAACGCAAGTCACAAAACCGAAGATTTAATTTTGTTTTTAGAACAAAAGTTGGCCGAGTTGAAAGAGCAAAATGCCAAACTTCAAAAATAA
- a CDS encoding Tex family protein codes for MTNIQFIGKSVATAAINIQKTVQLLNEDCTIPFISRYRKDQTGNLDEVVIEQIAKLNKQYDELIKRKESILKTIEEQGQLSPELAKKLQDSFDLQELEDLYLPFKKKKKTKADVARENGLEALATIIFAQKNDAIDFISTQYINENVINEEAALQGARDIIAEWINENIHVRQQLRRLFQRQATITTKVVKTKKDDEAAQKFTQYFDWSELLIKTPPHRLMAMLRAENEGFVKLKIEVDIDEAYDIIDELVLKAQNYTTPHIQLAIEDSYKRLLLPAIANQTLQEAKAKADANSIQVFATNLSQLLLAPPLGEKRILAIDPGYRSGCKIVCLDEKGDLLYNETIYPHAPQNEDAMAMKKIRSMVNSYKIDAIAIGNGTASRETEFFVKKIAFDKEVQVFVVSEAGASVYSASKIAREEFPNYDVTVRGSVSIGRRLSDPLAELVKIDPKAIGVGQYQHDVDQNKLKEELDVTVIRCVNSVGININTASKHLLSYVSGIGEKLAENIVQYRSENGPFNDRKQLKKVPRLGEKAFQQGAAFIRIKDGKNPLDNSAVHPEAYLIVEKIAKDLKLSVQELIGNKEKTALIKAENYTTPEIGILTLKDIIKELEKPGLDPRKSAKVFEFDPNVKSIKDLKSGMILPGIVNNITNFGCFVDIGIKESGLVHISQLKAGFVSDVNEVVKLHQHVEVKVTEVDEDRKRIQLTMIL; via the coding sequence ATGACCAACATTCAATTCATAGGAAAATCAGTAGCGACTGCGGCGATCAATATTCAAAAAACGGTTCAACTATTAAACGAAGATTGCACCATCCCATTTATTTCTAGGTACCGAAAAGACCAAACAGGGAATTTAGACGAGGTGGTAATTGAGCAAATTGCCAAACTCAATAAGCAGTACGACGAATTAATCAAACGCAAAGAAAGTATTCTTAAAACCATTGAGGAGCAAGGACAACTTTCTCCTGAATTAGCAAAAAAACTTCAAGACAGTTTCGATTTACAAGAGTTGGAAGATTTGTATTTGCCATTTAAAAAGAAGAAAAAAACCAAGGCCGATGTGGCGCGAGAAAATGGTCTAGAGGCTTTGGCAACTATTATTTTCGCACAAAAAAACGACGCCATTGATTTTATTTCGACACAGTACATCAATGAAAATGTTATCAACGAAGAAGCTGCCTTGCAAGGCGCACGTGATATTATTGCTGAATGGATTAATGAAAACATTCATGTTCGTCAACAATTGCGACGCTTGTTTCAGCGACAAGCTACGATTACCACTAAGGTGGTTAAAACCAAAAAAGACGACGAGGCGGCTCAAAAATTCACACAATATTTCGACTGGTCAGAATTGTTAATCAAAACTCCCCCGCACCGATTGATGGCGATGCTGCGAGCCGAAAACGAAGGTTTTGTCAAGCTAAAAATAGAGGTAGATATCGATGAGGCTTACGACATTATTGACGAATTGGTTTTAAAAGCGCAAAACTATACCACGCCCCACATTCAACTAGCGATTGAAGACAGTTACAAACGTTTGTTGCTTCCTGCTATTGCGAACCAAACCTTACAAGAAGCTAAGGCTAAAGCCGATGCCAATTCTATTCAGGTTTTTGCAACCAATCTTAGTCAGCTTTTACTTGCACCGCCTTTGGGTGAAAAACGAATTTTAGCGATTGATCCAGGCTATCGTTCGGGATGTAAAATAGTGTGTTTGGACGAAAAAGGCGATCTGTTGTACAACGAAACGATTTACCCACACGCACCTCAAAATGAAGACGCCATGGCGATGAAAAAAATCCGCTCCATGGTCAATTCTTATAAAATTGATGCGATAGCTATTGGCAACGGAACCGCTTCCCGAGAAACCGAATTTTTTGTCAAAAAAATTGCTTTTGACAAAGAGGTTCAAGTTTTTGTGGTTTCTGAGGCAGGCGCTTCGGTCTATTCGGCATCAAAAATCGCCCGCGAAGAATTCCCTAATTACGATGTTACCGTTCGAGGGTCGGTTTCTATTGGGCGACGACTAAGTGATCCTTTGGCAGAGCTGGTTAAGATTGACCCAAAAGCCATTGGCGTAGGCCAATACCAACACGACGTGGATCAAAATAAATTAAAAGAAGAATTGGATGTTACTGTAATTCGTTGTGTAAACTCGGTAGGAATCAACATCAATACAGCGAGCAAACATTTATTGAGTTATGTGAGTGGAATAGGAGAGAAGCTAGCCGAAAACATTGTGCAATACCGTTCCGAAAACGGCCCGTTTAACGACCGAAAACAATTAAAAAAGGTGCCTCGCTTGGGCGAAAAAGCCTTCCAACAAGGCGCGGCCTTTATCCGAATTAAAGACGGAAAAAATCCGTTGGATAATTCGGCAGTGCATCCAGAAGCCTATCTCATTGTAGAAAAAATAGCCAAAGATTTAAAGCTTTCGGTCCAAGAATTAATTGGAAACAAAGAGAAAACAGCCTTAATTAAAGCAGAAAATTATACTACGCCAGAAATAGGAATTTTAACTTTGAAAGACATTATTAAAGAACTAGAAAAACCAGGTTTAGACCCTAGAAAATCAGCTAAGGTTTTTGAGTTTGACCCGAATGTAAAATCGATTAAAGACTTGAAATCAGGAATGATTTTACCAGGCATTGTGAATAACATTACCAACTTTGGTTGTTTCGTAGATATCGGAATTAAAGAAAGTGGTTTGGTTCATATTTCCCAACTCAAAGCGGGTTTTGTAAGCGATGTAAACGAAGTAGTCAAATTACACCAACATGTTGAGGTAAAAGTGACTGAGGTCGACGAGGATCGAAAACGCATTCAATTAACAATGATATTATAA
- a CDS encoding competence protein — MAFEEIKNQSEQIQEHAKGYVESYVEYYKLQGFKILMQSTTMMVKFLLIGICLSMVILFGSIAVAFAIGAYLDNIVLGFLSVGGFYLLVTGLLFLVKDKIVEGPILEKFSTIFFND; from the coding sequence ATGGCTTTTGAAGAAATAAAAAATCAATCCGAACAAATTCAAGAACATGCCAAAGGTTATGTCGAATCTTATGTAGAATATTATAAACTTCAAGGTTTTAAAATCTTAATGCAATCTACCACTATGATGGTTAAGTTTCTTTTAATCGGGATATGTTTGAGTATGGTTATTTTGTTTGGTTCCATTGCTGTAGCTTTTGCAATAGGTGCTTATTTAGACAATATCGTTTTAGGCTTTTTATCGGTGGGCGGTTTTTATTTACTAGTTACAGGCTTGTTGTTTTTGGTAAAAGACAAGATTGTTGAAGGCCCTATTTTAGAAAAATTTTCAACCATTTTTTTTAATGATTAA
- a CDS encoding glutamine--tRNA ligase/YqeY domain fusion protein, with translation MASEEKSLHFIEQIIEDSLASGFPQDQLRFRFPPEPNGYLHIGHAKSICLNFGLGLKYNAPVNLRFDDTNPAKEEQEYVDAIKEDLKWLGFNWTEELYSSDYFQQLYDWAVQMIKNGKAYVDSQTSEEMAAQKGTPTQSGVDGPYRNRSVEENLALFEAMKNGEFSEGTHVLRAKIDMASTNMLMRDPLMYRILHRHHHRTANEWKIYPMYDYAHGESDYLEQISHSICTLEFVMHRELYNWFLDQIYDANQVRPNQYEFARLNLNYTVMSKRKLLQLVQENFVAGWDDPRMPTISGLRRRGYTPNSIRKFCDIIGVAKRENVIDYSLLEFCLREDLNKTAPRVMAVLDPVKVVITNYPQGNEEWLDAENNQEDESAGYRKVPFSRELYIEREDFLEEAPAKFFRLSIGKEVRLKNAYIIKGESVVKDANGNITEIHVSYDEDSRSGSGSEASQRKVSGTLHWVSIKHAVEAEVRLYDRLFIDEAPDSHKEKNFLEFMNPNSLQISTGFVEPSLQTVQAGDKFQFQRLGYFSVDKDSTSEKLVFNKTVGLKDAWEEKGKKEENVLMNTQKEINKYVKEKDASAAKAILKTIIENIKTIDNYSLVNQTIVKNIKNDNNSLLFANLILEHSDKVNPSDIDSEALSKLYTMSLKSQLALVRIAVLQNLIHDAVNLENFKPTLFELKATEKNELVISLLNQI, from the coding sequence ATGGCATCAGAAGAAAAATCATTGCATTTCATCGAACAAATTATAGAAGACAGTTTAGCCTCAGGTTTTCCTCAGGATCAATTGCGTTTTCGTTTTCCGCCAGAACCAAATGGGTATTTACACATTGGTCACGCAAAATCAATTTGTTTGAATTTTGGTTTGGGTTTAAAGTACAATGCGCCGGTTAATTTGCGTTTTGACGATACCAATCCCGCCAAAGAAGAGCAAGAATACGTAGATGCTATTAAAGAAGATTTGAAATGGTTAGGATTTAATTGGACCGAAGAATTGTATTCGTCTGATTATTTCCAACAGTTATATGACTGGGCAGTTCAAATGATCAAAAACGGTAAGGCTTATGTAGATAGCCAAACTTCAGAAGAAATGGCCGCTCAAAAAGGAACTCCAACCCAATCAGGTGTTGACGGACCTTACAGAAACCGTTCAGTTGAAGAAAATTTAGCTTTATTCGAAGCTATGAAAAATGGAGAGTTTTCTGAAGGGACTCATGTTTTACGTGCTAAAATCGATATGGCTTCGACTAATATGTTGATGCGCGACCCCTTGATGTATCGTATATTACACCGTCATCATCACAGAACCGCTAATGAATGGAAAATTTATCCGATGTACGATTATGCACATGGAGAAAGTGATTATTTGGAACAAATTTCACATTCGATTTGCACCTTAGAATTTGTAATGCACCGCGAGTTATATAATTGGTTTTTAGACCAAATTTATGACGCTAATCAAGTGCGCCCAAATCAATACGAATTTGCTCGTTTGAATTTGAATTATACTGTAATGAGCAAGAGAAAGCTGTTGCAATTGGTTCAAGAAAATTTTGTAGCCGGATGGGACGATCCAAGAATGCCTACAATTTCCGGTTTACGTAGAAGAGGGTATACCCCAAATTCCATTCGTAAGTTCTGTGATATTATTGGTGTTGCCAAAAGAGAAAATGTGATAGATTATTCACTTTTAGAGTTTTGCTTGCGCGAAGATTTGAATAAAACAGCGCCTCGAGTGATGGCGGTTTTAGATCCTGTAAAAGTGGTTATTACCAATTATCCACAAGGAAATGAAGAATGGCTGGATGCCGAAAACAACCAAGAAGACGAAAGCGCTGGTTATAGAAAAGTGCCTTTTTCTAGAGAATTATATATTGAAAGAGAAGACTTTTTAGAAGAAGCTCCTGCCAAGTTTTTCCGTTTAAGTATAGGAAAAGAGGTTCGCTTGAAAAACGCCTACATCATAAAAGGGGAATCTGTAGTTAAAGATGCAAACGGTAATATTACAGAAATTCATGTTTCGTATGACGAAGACAGCCGAAGCGGGAGCGGGAGTGAAGCCAGTCAACGAAAAGTATCAGGAACCTTGCACTGGGTTTCGATAAAACATGCCGTTGAGGCCGAAGTGCGCTTGTATGATCGTTTGTTTATTGACGAAGCACCTGACAGTCATAAAGAGAAAAATTTCTTAGAATTTATGAATCCCAATTCGTTGCAAATTAGCACCGGATTTGTAGAACCAAGTTTACAAACGGTTCAAGCAGGCGATAAATTCCAGTTCCAACGGTTGGGTTATTTCAGCGTTGATAAAGATTCAACGTCTGAAAAGTTAGTTTTTAATAAAACTGTTGGGTTGAAAGATGCTTGGGAAGAAAAAGGTAAGAAAGAAGAAAACGTATTAATGAATACTCAAAAAGAAATCAATAAATACGTTAAAGAAAAAGACGCTTCGGCTGCCAAAGCTATTTTGAAGACAATTATCGAAAACATCAAAACCATTGATAATTATAGTTTGGTCAATCAAACCATTGTAAAAAACATCAAAAACGACAACAATTCTTTATTGTTTGCTAATTTGATTTTAGAACATTCAGACAAAGTAAATCCATCCGACATTGATTCGGAGGCTTTATCAAAATTATATACTATGTCTTTAAAAAGCCAATTGGCTTTAGTGCGAATAGCAGTGTTACAAAATTTGATTCACGATGCGGTTAATTTAGAAAATTTCAAACCTACATTATTTGAATTAAAAGCAACGGAAAAAAATGAATTGGTTATTTCACTTTTGAACCAAATTTAA